From a single Streptomyces rubradiris genomic region:
- the rfbB gene encoding dTDP-glucose 4,6-dehydratase, with protein MRLLVTGGAGFVGSHFVRTLLDGGYPGHETSRVTVLDKLTYAGHRDSLPAAHPRLDFVRGDICDAELLDRLLPGHDAVVHFAAESHVDRSVRSAPEFVRTNVAGTQTLLDACLAAGTERFVHVSTDEVYGSIAEGRWTEDHPLLPNSPYAASKASSDLLVRACHRTHGLNASITRCSNNYGPYQHPEKLIPLFVTNLLQGRPVPLYGDGRNVREWLHVDDHCRAVALVLDRGRPGEVYNVGGGDERTNREVTERLLALCDADWSRVRHVPDRKGHDLRYALDDTKIREELGYAPRIPFERGLADVVAWYRDHPGWWKAAIGA; from the coding sequence ATGAGACTGCTGGTCACCGGCGGAGCCGGGTTCGTCGGCTCGCACTTCGTGCGCACGCTGCTCGACGGCGGCTACCCGGGCCACGAGACGTCCCGGGTGACCGTCCTGGACAAGCTCACCTACGCCGGACACCGGGACAGCCTGCCCGCGGCGCACCCCCGGCTGGACTTCGTACGCGGGGACATCTGCGACGCGGAGCTGCTGGACCGGCTGCTGCCCGGGCACGACGCGGTGGTGCACTTCGCCGCGGAGTCGCACGTGGACCGGTCGGTCCGCTCGGCGCCGGAGTTCGTGCGCACCAACGTGGCCGGCACCCAGACGCTGCTGGACGCCTGCCTCGCGGCCGGCACCGAGCGGTTCGTCCACGTCTCCACCGACGAGGTCTACGGCTCCATAGCCGAGGGCCGCTGGACGGAGGACCACCCGCTGCTGCCCAACTCTCCCTACGCGGCCTCCAAGGCGTCCTCGGACCTGCTCGTCCGCGCCTGTCACCGCACGCACGGCCTGAACGCGTCGATCACCCGCTGCTCGAACAACTACGGCCCCTACCAGCACCCCGAGAAGCTGATACCGCTGTTCGTGACCAACCTGCTTCAGGGCCGGCCGGTGCCGCTCTACGGCGACGGACGCAACGTGCGCGAATGGCTGCACGTCGACGACCACTGCCGGGCCGTCGCGCTGGTGCTCGACCGGGGCAGGCCGGGCGAGGTCTACAACGTCGGCGGCGGCGACGAGCGCACCAACCGCGAGGTCACCGAACGGCTGCTCGCGCTGTGCGACGCCGACTGGTCGCGGGTGCGGCACGTGCCCGACCGCAAGGGACACGACCTGCGCTACGCCCTGGACGACACCAAGATCCGCGAGGAACTGGGCTACGCCCCGCGCATCCCGTTCGAGCGAGGACTCGCCGACGTCGTCGCCTGGTACCGCGACCACCCCGGCTGGTGGAAGGCCGCCATCGGCGCCTGA